One Gloeobacter morelensis MG652769 DNA window includes the following coding sequences:
- a CDS encoding response regulator has protein sequence MDQKHILVAEDVADNLLLIQSILESSGYMVSVAQNGAEAIDLVTSKLPDLVLMDLSLPIVDGWEATRVLKAQDATRHIPIIALTAHAMQGDREKALLAGCDDYLSKPIDIVEIEQVTADWLARSQLDGGYPAVLDS, from the coding sequence ATGGACCAAAAGCATATCCTGGTAGCCGAGGATGTCGCCGACAATCTCCTGCTGATCCAGAGCATTCTGGAAAGCAGTGGGTATATGGTGAGTGTCGCCCAGAACGGTGCCGAAGCGATCGATCTGGTAACCAGCAAATTGCCCGATCTGGTCTTGATGGACCTGTCGCTGCCGATTGTCGATGGTTGGGAAGCCACCCGCGTCCTCAAAGCCCAGGATGCCACCCGCCACATTCCGATCATCGCCCTCACCGCCCACGCCATGCAGGGCGACCGCGAAAAGGCTCTCCTCGCCGGTTGTGACGATTATCTGAGCAAGCCCATCGATATTGTCGAAATCGAACAGGTGACCGCAGATTGGCTCGCGCGCTCCCAGTTGGACGGCGGGTACCCGGCTGTGCTCGACAGTTAG
- a CDS encoding HD domain-containing protein: MNLFTRKSRTYHDPIHGAISLSGSDPAEALLIGLIDAPEFQRLRRIRQLDVAALTFHGAEGSRFTHSLGVLAVARRVFDRLAPRYPMLAPFRAVALCGALLHDIGHGPYSHASEHIFDYDHERWTRRILSGPTQVARLLEAFDPQLPSQLCAVLDKTHPVAALTQLVSGQLDCDRLDYLLRDSYFTGARYGQLDLDRIIHALDYDPPTQSLVLSGRKQMVAIEHYLVVRHFMYSQVYHHPKNMAARFILQQALALAAHYARRGELEVDEDMKAWLVQAVDRLALSTYLACDDTVLGYHLHRWRTHPDPILGDLCRRFLDRDLFKTVEVTALGELHRQFVLNRLRAAVAATGRPPERYCALQDTQAKGYTLYEQGIFLRDGAQLRELADASLLVRSLIQPETRLWLVYPREVQSEAQKLVGS, encoded by the coding sequence ATGAACCTTTTCACCCGCAAATCGCGCACCTACCACGACCCGATCCACGGGGCGATCAGCCTCTCGGGCAGCGACCCGGCGGAAGCTTTGCTCATCGGGCTCATCGACGCGCCCGAATTTCAGCGCCTGCGCCGCATCCGCCAGCTCGACGTGGCCGCCCTCACCTTTCACGGCGCCGAAGGGTCGCGCTTTACCCATTCGCTGGGCGTGCTCGCCGTGGCCCGGCGGGTCTTCGACCGGCTCGCCCCCCGCTACCCGATGCTCGCCCCCTTTCGGGCGGTGGCCCTGTGCGGGGCGCTGCTGCACGACATCGGCCACGGTCCCTACAGCCACGCGAGCGAGCACATCTTCGACTACGACCACGAGCGGTGGACCCGGCGCATCCTCAGCGGCCCCACCCAGGTCGCCCGATTGCTGGAGGCCTTCGACCCGCAACTGCCGTCCCAGTTGTGCGCCGTGCTGGATAAGACCCATCCGGTGGCCGCCCTCACCCAACTGGTCTCAGGCCAGCTCGATTGCGACCGCCTCGACTACCTGCTGCGCGACAGCTACTTTACCGGCGCACGCTACGGCCAGCTCGACCTCGACCGGATCATCCACGCCCTCGACTACGATCCGCCCACCCAGTCACTGGTCTTGAGCGGCCGCAAGCAGATGGTGGCGATCGAGCACTACCTGGTGGTACGCCACTTTATGTACTCCCAGGTCTACCACCACCCCAAGAACATGGCGGCGCGCTTCATTCTGCAGCAAGCGCTTGCCCTTGCCGCCCATTACGCCCGACGCGGCGAACTCGAAGTCGATGAGGACATGAAAGCCTGGCTGGTGCAGGCGGTGGATCGGCTGGCGCTCTCGACGTACCTGGCCTGCGACGACACGGTACTGGGCTACCATCTGCACCGCTGGCGCACCCACCCCGACCCGATTCTGGGTGACCTCTGTCGACGGTTTCTCGACCGCGATCTCTTTAAAACCGTCGAGGTGACCGCCCTGGGCGAGCTGCACCGCCAGTTCGTGCTCAACCGCCTGCGCGCCGCCGTCGCCGCAACTGGGCGCCCTCCCGAGCGCTACTGCGCCCTGCAGGACACCCAGGCCAAGGGCTATACCCTGTACGAGCAGGGGATTTTCCTGCGCGATGGCGCCCAGTTGCGCGAACTGGCGGACGCTTCGCTGTTGGTGCGCTCGCTCATCCAGCCGGAGACGCGCCTGTGGCTTGTCTACCCGCGCGAGGTGCAGTCTGAAGCGCAAAAACTGGTGGGAAGCTAA
- a CDS encoding sensor histidine kinase, protein MPADRPRAEPRNPIKQTRLRLLVSYIAVTAAIMALFAVGFYTYVRSTLVERVDDTLDHVVELIERSLVVVPGPDGEPVVDANYVFAGGDDDPTVEMDLIYLEWFDKRGQVVRSTAIFPRPVPLVRGSLHATVEVSPDHKLRQVTVPVRRAGHLLGYLRVSHQWFEVDRPSRQLFVELSAGVVLTMVMIGLGGWFLTELALRPVRESYERLKQFTADASHELRTPLAALQTNVQVALADPQPSVDEYRRSLEVTERLTRRLGRLVADLLFLARNEGLQSAEGQICCNLTEILQQVVEEQTPLAQTAGLAVQLKSGGPLTVIANPDQMHQLFTNLLSNAIRYTPTGGRVYLSAVRDGRDALVEVSDTGIGIAPEHLERIFERFWRVDSARTRQAGGSGLGLAIARTIVENHQGEIRALSEPGRGTTLRVRLPGRPDGQERRPASENTPGALPLEG, encoded by the coding sequence GTGCCCGCCGACCGACCGCGCGCCGAGCCGCGCAATCCGATCAAGCAGACCCGCCTGCGGTTGTTGGTGAGCTATATCGCCGTCACCGCCGCGATCATGGCCCTGTTTGCCGTCGGTTTTTATACCTACGTGCGCAGTACCCTGGTCGAACGGGTCGACGACACCCTCGACCACGTCGTGGAGCTGATCGAGCGCTCGCTGGTGGTGGTGCCCGGACCGGACGGCGAACCGGTCGTCGATGCCAACTACGTCTTCGCGGGGGGCGACGACGACCCGACCGTCGAGATGGACTTGATTTATCTAGAGTGGTTCGATAAGCGCGGCCAGGTGGTGCGCTCGACAGCCATTTTCCCGCGGCCGGTGCCGCTGGTGCGCGGTTCGCTGCACGCGACGGTCGAAGTGAGCCCAGATCACAAGCTTCGGCAGGTGACGGTGCCGGTGCGGCGCGCGGGCCACCTGCTGGGCTACCTGCGCGTCTCGCACCAGTGGTTCGAAGTCGACAGACCCAGCCGGCAGCTTTTTGTCGAACTGAGCGCGGGCGTTGTGCTCACCATGGTGATGATTGGCCTGGGCGGCTGGTTTCTGACCGAACTCGCCCTCAGACCGGTGCGCGAGTCCTACGAACGGCTCAAACAGTTCACCGCCGATGCGAGCCACGAGCTGCGCACGCCGTTAGCAGCGCTGCAGACCAACGTGCAGGTGGCCCTCGCCGACCCGCAGCCGAGTGTGGACGAGTACCGCAGGAGCCTGGAGGTGACCGAGCGGCTCACCCGCCGCCTGGGACGGCTGGTGGCGGATTTGTTGTTCCTGGCGCGCAACGAAGGCCTGCAGAGCGCCGAGGGCCAGATCTGCTGCAACCTCACCGAGATCCTCCAACAGGTCGTCGAGGAGCAGACTCCCCTCGCCCAGACTGCGGGTCTTGCGGTACAGCTCAAAAGCGGTGGGCCGCTCACCGTCATCGCCAACCCCGACCAGATGCATCAGCTGTTTACCAATTTGCTGAGCAACGCCATCCGCTACACCCCCACCGGCGGGCGGGTATACCTCAGTGCTGTGCGCGACGGCCGCGACGCGCTGGTAGAAGTAAGCGACACCGGTATCGGCATCGCCCCGGAGCACCTGGAACGGATATTCGAGCGCTTCTGGCGGGTCGATTCGGCCCGCACCCGCCAGGCGGGCGGCAGCGGTCTGGGCCTGGCTATCGCGCGGACGATCGTCGAAAACCACCAGGGGGAGATTCGCGCCCTGAGCGAACCCGGCCGGGGTACTACCCTGCGGGTGCGCCTGCCCGGGCGTCCCGACGGGCAGGAACGGCGCCCAGCCTCCGAAAACACCCCCGGTGCGCTTCCCTTGGAGGGCTGA
- a CDS encoding Spy/CpxP family protein refolding chaperone, with product MQKFAGVLLGALVLLGAPAAYAQQTPAPAPAPDAQRYPGKGHGNKMMVYEQLNLTPDQRAQIEQIYASEKQKNAPLKEQMRQLRSEYQAAREANDTAKIESVRERMMALKPQMQQARTETEQQIAAILTPDQRAQMEQLRANKQRRGPGGPAPL from the coding sequence ATGCAGAAATTTGCCGGCGTTCTCCTCGGTGCCCTGGTGCTGCTCGGCGCCCCCGCGGCCTACGCCCAGCAGACTCCCGCTCCCGCCCCTGCTCCCGACGCCCAGCGCTACCCCGGCAAGGGCCACGGCAACAAGATGATGGTCTACGAGCAGCTGAACCTCACCCCCGATCAGCGCGCCCAGATCGAGCAAATCTACGCGAGCGAAAAGCAAAAGAACGCCCCCCTCAAAGAGCAGATGCGCCAGCTGCGCAGCGAGTACCAGGCCGCCCGCGAAGCGAACGACACCGCTAAAATCGAGAGCGTGCGCGAGCGGATGATGGCCCTCAAGCCGCAGATGCAGCAGGCCCGCACCGAGACCGAACAGCAGATTGCGGCGATTCTCACCCCCGATCAGCGCGCCCAGATGGAGCAGCTGCGCGCCAACAAGCAGCGGCGCGGGCCGGGTGGCCCCGCACCGCTCTAA
- the rpiB gene encoding ribose 5-phosphate isomerase B, which yields MKLVIGSDHGAYELKEELKTWLGEHEYAFEDVGTHNGERCDYPLVAQSVAEKIQRGEADRGILLCGTGIGISIAANKFDGIRAALAHDHYTARMSREHNDANVLAMGGRVLGPEVAKDVLETWLSTEFGGERHQRRLDQIQSFEAPKTPQTVGS from the coding sequence ATGAAGCTTGTGATCGGCAGTGACCACGGCGCCTACGAACTCAAAGAAGAATTGAAAACCTGGCTTGGCGAGCACGAATACGCCTTCGAGGACGTGGGCACCCACAACGGCGAGCGCTGCGACTACCCGCTAGTCGCCCAGAGCGTCGCCGAAAAAATTCAGCGCGGCGAAGCGGACCGGGGCATCTTGTTGTGCGGCACCGGCATCGGCATCTCGATTGCCGCCAACAAATTTGACGGCATCCGCGCCGCCCTCGCCCACGATCACTACACCGCCCGGATGAGCCGCGAGCACAACGACGCCAATGTGCTGGCGATGGGCGGTCGGGTGCTCGGGCCGGAGGTGGCCAAGGATGTGCTTGAAACCTGGCTGAGCACCGAATTTGGCGGCGAGCGCCACCAGCGCCGCCTCGATCAAATCCAGAGCTTCGAAGCACCCAAGACCCCGCAAACCGTCGGCAGCTAA
- a CDS encoding alpha/beta hydrolase family protein produces MQSPGSKYFEVGTVEMLPLVDASRHREIPLKIFYPAAAGSFPLILFSHGSGGSKDSYDYLGQYWARHGYVSFHPTHHGSDTAVLKNEGLRAMMGSNDDPRQWVDRVRDMGFLLDSLDRIGLQVPAIAGKIDQGRIAAGGHSFGAYTAILLAGASVVMPTGETVGFRDPRFRAFLTISPQGSGLNGLLPNSWVHIESPVMSITGSEDKGRTGQSAEWRLEAYYNMPPGDKYLIVIQGAGHFGFSDRSIEGLGDGEGGRGGRFGGMFRRGEGGAMARRMARMQIDPQSVHQYTQIASLAFWDAYLKDDGAAREHLASGEIFADNEHLVTLWAK; encoded by the coding sequence GTGCAATCCCCTGGCAGCAAATATTTTGAAGTCGGCACCGTCGAGATGCTGCCGCTTGTGGACGCAAGCCGCCACCGCGAGATCCCCCTCAAGATTTTTTATCCGGCCGCTGCGGGGTCCTTTCCACTCATTCTTTTTTCCCACGGCTCCGGCGGCTCGAAAGATTCCTACGACTATCTGGGGCAGTACTGGGCGCGCCACGGCTATGTGAGCTTTCACCCCACCCACCACGGCAGCGACACCGCCGTACTCAAAAACGAAGGGTTGCGGGCGATGATGGGCAGCAACGACGACCCGCGCCAGTGGGTGGACCGGGTGCGGGACATGGGCTTTTTGCTCGACTCGCTCGATCGCATCGGTCTGCAGGTGCCGGCGATCGCAGGCAAGATCGATCAGGGACGCATCGCAGCAGGGGGGCACTCCTTTGGCGCCTACACCGCCATTTTGCTCGCCGGGGCGTCGGTGGTCATGCCGACAGGCGAGACCGTGGGCTTTCGCGACCCGCGCTTTCGGGCGTTTTTGACCATTTCTCCCCAGGGCTCGGGCCTCAACGGCCTGCTACCCAACTCCTGGGTGCACATCGAGTCTCCGGTGATGAGCATCACCGGCTCCGAGGACAAGGGCCGCACTGGCCAGTCCGCCGAGTGGCGCCTCGAAGCCTACTACAACATGCCCCCCGGCGATAAGTACTTGATAGTGATCCAGGGGGCGGGGCACTTCGGTTTTTCCGATCGCAGCATCGAAGGACTGGGCGACGGCGAGGGCGGCCGGGGTGGTCGCTTTGGGGGAATGTTCCGCCGCGGCGAAGGGGGAGCGATGGCCAGGCGGATGGCCCGCATGCAAATCGACCCCCAGAGCGTCCACCAGTACACCCAAATCGCCAGCCTCGCCTTCTGGGACGCCTACCTCAAAGACGACGGCGCTGCCCGCGAGCATCTGGCAAGCGGCGAAATCTTTGCCGACAACGAGCATCTGGTAACGCTGTGGGCAAAGTGA
- a CDS encoding ATP-dependent Clp protease ATP-binding subunit: protein MFEQFSPSALQVLNLAKQESLRLGQNAVGTEQILLGLLAHSDAVAAQVLTELGLSLAGARREVESIVGKGESRPSQRVAFTPRAGRLIEQALIEANGFGQRLVEPEHLLLSMLRDNEGVASRVLDECGLDRDKARQMLLESLGNAAKATAASRGNEQPRRGGRASRSGGPLERFGRDLTELARGGKIDPVVGRAEQIERVIQILGRRTKNNPVLIGEPGVGKTAIAEGLAVRIAEGDVPEMLFDRRIVSLDMGQVLAGTQMRGEFEERLKGVMQEVIASKGQIILFIDELHTLVGAGASEGGMDAANILKPALARGELQCIGATTLDEYRKHIERDAALERRFQPVTVGEPSVDEAIAILQGLKGRYEEHHKLRYTDAALEAAVHLADRYIADRFLPDKAIDLIDEAGSMIRVKLARGAELPAIVDSEAIAQVLSEWTNIPVGKLTGEEATSLVHLEARLHERIIGQRPAVSAVARAVRRARAGMKSPERPLASFIFAGPTGVGKTELAKALAATVFGSEDAMIRLDMSEFMESYTVSKLIGSPPGYVGYDEGGQLTEAVRRRPYTVILLDEIEKAHPDVFNTLLQLLDDGRLTDAKGRTVSFKNALIIMTSNLGSRVIERGGGGLGFNTTGSEGERRYAAIRDRVQEELKPVFRPEFLNRLDEVIVFQPLGREELGQVARLLLDESLARVRELGIELEASPAFIDKLIAEGYSPAWGARPLRRAVQRLLEDSVADAVLLGQLVSGERYLADVDANGKVIFLYPDPADAKAEMAVSAR, encoded by the coding sequence ATGTTTGAGCAATTCAGCCCGTCGGCTCTCCAGGTGCTCAACCTGGCCAAGCAGGAGTCATTGCGCCTCGGCCAGAACGCCGTCGGCACCGAGCAGATTCTGCTTGGACTGTTGGCCCATTCCGACGCCGTCGCCGCCCAGGTACTGACCGAGCTGGGCCTCAGCCTTGCCGGTGCCCGCCGCGAGGTGGAGAGCATCGTGGGCAAAGGTGAGAGCCGTCCGAGCCAGCGCGTCGCCTTTACCCCCCGGGCGGGGCGGCTTATCGAGCAGGCGCTCATCGAGGCCAACGGCTTCGGCCAGCGCCTGGTCGAACCGGAGCACTTGCTTTTGAGCATGCTGCGCGACAACGAAGGGGTGGCAAGCCGCGTGCTCGATGAATGCGGCCTCGACCGCGACAAGGCCCGCCAGATGCTGCTTGAAAGCCTGGGGAATGCGGCCAAAGCGACCGCCGCTTCGCGCGGCAACGAGCAGCCGCGCCGCGGCGGCAGAGCTTCCCGCAGCGGCGGACCGCTCGAACGCTTTGGTCGGGATCTGACCGAACTGGCCCGTGGCGGCAAAATCGATCCGGTCGTGGGGCGGGCCGAGCAGATCGAGCGGGTGATCCAGATTCTGGGTCGTCGTACCAAGAACAACCCCGTGCTCATCGGCGAACCGGGCGTCGGCAAGACCGCCATCGCCGAGGGCCTCGCCGTGCGCATCGCCGAGGGCGACGTGCCCGAGATGCTTTTCGATCGGCGCATCGTGAGCCTGGACATGGGCCAGGTTCTGGCCGGCACCCAGATGCGCGGCGAATTCGAGGAGCGCCTCAAGGGCGTCATGCAGGAAGTGATCGCCTCCAAGGGGCAGATTATTCTGTTCATCGACGAACTGCACACCCTGGTGGGAGCCGGGGCGAGCGAGGGCGGCATGGACGCCGCCAACATCCTCAAGCCCGCCCTGGCGCGCGGCGAACTGCAGTGCATCGGGGCGACCACCCTCGATGAGTACCGCAAGCACATCGAGCGCGACGCCGCCCTGGAGCGCCGCTTCCAGCCGGTGACGGTGGGTGAACCGAGCGTGGATGAGGCGATTGCCATCCTACAGGGCCTCAAGGGGCGCTACGAGGAGCACCACAAGCTGCGCTACACCGACGCCGCCCTCGAAGCGGCGGTGCACCTGGCGGATCGCTACATCGCCGATCGCTTCTTGCCGGACAAAGCCATCGATCTGATCGACGAGGCCGGTTCGATGATCCGGGTGAAACTTGCCCGGGGCGCCGAGTTGCCCGCCATTGTCGATAGCGAAGCGATCGCCCAGGTGCTCTCGGAGTGGACGAACATCCCGGTGGGCAAGCTCACGGGCGAAGAGGCCACCAGCCTGGTGCACCTCGAAGCGCGTCTGCACGAGCGCATCATCGGCCAGCGCCCCGCGGTGAGTGCGGTGGCCAGAGCGGTTCGCCGGGCGCGCGCCGGCATGAAGTCTCCCGAGCGTCCGCTGGCGAGCTTCATCTTCGCCGGCCCCACCGGCGTCGGCAAGACCGAACTGGCCAAGGCGCTCGCGGCCACGGTCTTCGGCTCCGAAGACGCGATGATCCGCCTCGACATGTCCGAATTTATGGAGTCCTACACGGTGAGCAAGCTGATCGGCTCGCCCCCCGGCTACGTGGGCTACGACGAGGGCGGCCAACTCACCGAGGCGGTGCGCCGTCGGCCCTACACGGTGATCCTGCTCGATGAAATCGAGAAGGCCCACCCGGATGTGTTCAATACCCTGCTGCAACTGCTCGACGACGGTCGGCTCACCGACGCCAAGGGCCGCACCGTGAGCTTCAAGAACGCGCTCATCATCATGACCAGCAACCTCGGTTCGCGGGTCATCGAGCGCGGCGGCGGCGGACTCGGGTTCAACACCACCGGCAGCGAGGGCGAGCGGCGCTACGCCGCCATCCGCGACCGGGTGCAAGAAGAACTCAAGCCGGTCTTCCGCCCCGAGTTTCTCAACCGCCTCGACGAGGTGATCGTCTTCCAGCCGCTGGGCCGCGAGGAACTGGGCCAGGTGGCCCGGCTGCTTCTGGACGAATCGCTTGCTCGGGTGCGCGAACTGGGCATCGAACTGGAGGCGAGTCCTGCCTTCATCGACAAGCTCATCGCCGAGGGCTACTCCCCGGCCTGGGGTGCCCGTCCTTTGCGCCGCGCCGTACAGCGCCTGCTGGAGGATTCTGTCGCCGACGCCGTCCTGCTCGGGCAGCTGGTGAGCGGTGAGCGCTATCTGGCAGATGTCGATGCCAACGGCAAGGTAATCTTCCTCTACCCGGATCCGGCCGACGCCAAGGCGGAGATGGCCGTCAGCGCCCGTTAG
- a CDS encoding TetR/AcrR family transcriptional regulator gives MGRRRTIDPEHIIQATLVVLSTHGVEAVTIAQIARQAGISEASIYKCFASKEDLLRACISESVEPQEFWRKLFAQGESRPVSALLEEAALFTVRYYCQHLPTLLLRALRPQADDCCSGPLQTMKLQTHYFRLEIERRRIRPGDPQRLSAAFCGPLFYYVFISRAFLGGEAPTPPEQFARQWAQDFWQSVRPNA, from the coding sequence ATGGGCCGCCGCCGCACCATCGATCCCGAGCACATCATTCAGGCCACGCTGGTGGTTCTCTCCACCCACGGCGTGGAGGCGGTGACCATTGCCCAGATTGCCAGGCAGGCGGGTATCTCCGAGGCGTCGATCTACAAGTGCTTTGCCAGCAAGGAGGACTTGCTGCGCGCCTGCATCAGCGAGAGCGTCGAGCCGCAGGAATTCTGGCGCAAGTTGTTTGCCCAGGGCGAGTCGCGGCCGGTGAGCGCTCTATTGGAAGAAGCCGCCCTTTTCACGGTGCGCTACTACTGCCAGCATCTGCCCACCTTGCTGCTGAGGGCCTTGCGCCCGCAGGCGGACGATTGCTGCAGCGGTCCGCTGCAGACGATGAAGTTGCAGACACACTACTTTCGGCTGGAAATCGAGCGTCGGCGCATCCGGCCGGGCGACCCTCAGCGCCTCTCAGCGGCTTTCTGCGGCCCGCTATTCTATTACGTGTTTATCTCCCGGGCTTTTTTGGGCGGCGAGGCACCGACTCCACCCGAGCAGTTCGCCCGCCAGTGGGCGCAGGATTTCTGGCAGAGCGTCCGCCCGAACGCATGA
- a CDS encoding ribbon-helix-helix protein, CopG family, whose protein sequence is MDLALYRAQILLEPEQHRRLAEIAREQGRALSEVMREIVRDYLDLHQQQTGLQRELQAMEALTRIRRRVQERHGLLPADLLERSRDEHLEDVERTWQDGD, encoded by the coding sequence GTGGACTTGGCTTTGTACCGCGCCCAGATTTTGCTCGAACCCGAGCAGCACCGACGGTTGGCCGAGATCGCCCGGGAGCAGGGACGTGCACTCTCCGAGGTGATGCGCGAAATCGTCCGGGATTATCTTGACCTGCACCAGCAGCAAACCGGCCTACAGCGGGAACTGCAGGCTATGGAGGCTTTAACGCGGATACGCAGGCGTGTGCAGGAGCGGCATGGTCTGTTGCCCGCCGACCTTCTGGAGCGCTCGCGCGATGAGCACTTAGAAGATGTCGAGCGTACGTGGCAGGATGGCGATTGA
- a CDS encoding type II toxin-antitoxin system VapC family toxin, whose amino-acid sequence MSVVLDANLVAALVLALPYSDQADAKIADWKHKGQTLLAPALLEYEVTTVLRRAVVAGWIDSESALEALSQIAALGVECVPATHTLQASALRWAERLGQNKAYDAHYLALAEQQRAEFWTADRRLANGSQAAGATWAYWLGEA is encoded by the coding sequence TTGAGCGTTGTACTAGATGCCAACCTGGTGGCGGCGCTTGTGTTGGCTTTGCCTTATTCAGACCAAGCCGACGCCAAAATCGCCGACTGGAAGCACAAAGGGCAGACACTTTTAGCTCCGGCCCTGCTGGAATATGAAGTGACGACCGTTCTGCGCAGGGCAGTGGTTGCCGGGTGGATAGACAGCGAGAGTGCCCTGGAGGCATTGTCCCAGATTGCGGCTTTGGGTGTCGAATGCGTACCAGCCACCCACACGCTGCAGGCAAGCGCCCTGCGGTGGGCCGAACGACTTGGGCAGAACAAAGCCTACGACGCACACTACCTGGCACTCGCCGAGCAGCAGCGTGCCGAATTCTGGACTGCTGATCGGCGCCTGGCCAACGGCTCGCAAGCAGCTGGGGCAACCTGGGCATACTGGCTTGGAGAAGCCTGA
- a CDS encoding GlxA family transcriptional regulator, translating into MTYVPEFLPFAFDRERLVLFVAFPGMCLLDLTGAQTVFWAASKYMQQRGLPGYSRHTVGLDGGLVPSVEGVALATSPLPEFKDVAVDTVVVPGSPDIEQVMANSGRLVEWLRRVSGRARRIASVCSGAFLLAQAGLLDGKRAATHWAMCDLLKGHFPSIEIERDAIFVQEDSVWTSAGVSAGIDLALALVEADCGREIAMKVARELVVFLKRPGGQSQFSELLQSQLQDSAAFDGLHLWIADNIGNENLMVDLLAERVGMSPRNFARVYKQKTGRTPAKAVEIFRLEAARRLLEDSERNANQIARQCGFGDEEKMRVTFQRHLAVSPTDYRKRFSR; encoded by the coding sequence ATGACATATGTGCCAGAATTCCTGCCATTTGCTTTTGACCGGGAACGCCTCGTCCTCTTCGTGGCGTTTCCCGGCATGTGTCTGCTTGACCTGACGGGTGCGCAGACGGTGTTCTGGGCGGCATCAAAATACATGCAACAACGTGGCTTGCCAGGGTACAGCCGCCACACGGTCGGTTTGGATGGCGGGCTGGTCCCCAGTGTCGAAGGCGTGGCATTGGCAACGTCGCCACTGCCCGAGTTCAAAGACGTCGCGGTTGATACCGTCGTCGTCCCCGGCTCCCCCGATATCGAGCAAGTGATGGCTAACTCCGGGCGTCTGGTGGAATGGCTGCGCCGGGTATCCGGCAGAGCGCGCCGGATTGCCTCCGTGTGCAGCGGTGCGTTCCTGCTGGCGCAGGCGGGGCTGCTCGACGGCAAGCGTGCCGCTACGCACTGGGCGATGTGCGATCTGCTCAAAGGACATTTCCCCTCGATCGAAATTGAACGCGACGCCATCTTTGTTCAGGAAGATTCGGTCTGGACCTCGGCCGGCGTCAGCGCGGGAATCGATCTCGCCCTGGCACTCGTGGAGGCCGACTGCGGACGAGAGATTGCGATGAAGGTGGCACGGGAGCTAGTCGTCTTTTTGAAACGGCCTGGCGGACAGTCTCAGTTCAGCGAGTTGCTGCAATCGCAACTTCAGGACAGCGCCGCCTTCGACGGCTTGCACCTCTGGATCGCCGACAATATCGGCAATGAGAATTTGATGGTAGACCTTTTGGCCGAAAGGGTCGGTATGAGCCCGCGCAATTTCGCGCGCGTCTACAAACAAAAAACCGGTCGCACACCGGCAAAGGCAGTCGAGATCTTCCGGCTGGAAGCGGCGCGGCGATTGCTGGAAGATTCGGAGCGCAATGCCAATCAGATCGCTCGCCAATGCGGTTTTGGCGACGAGGAGAAAATGCGGGTCACTTTTCAGCGCCATCTTGCAGTATCGCCGACGGATTATCGCAAGCGATTCTCCAGGTGA
- a CDS encoding cupin domain-containing protein: MFTRFFCAVACAVLCASAAAAGDLSTDRSRVTVVFDRTLPNVPGKSIKGVLVEYPPGGSSPAHTHPDSSFIYATVLEGAIRSKINDEPEKVYRAGESFAEVPGDHHGVSANASDTQPARLLAVFVVNTDEKNLVRDDKPEGSKTKTGKP, translated from the coding sequence ATGTTCACCAGATTTTTCTGCGCGGTTGCATGCGCAGTTCTCTGTGCGAGCGCCGCTGCGGCCGGTGACTTATCTACTGACAGGTCCAGGGTAACAGTGGTCTTCGATCGCACCCTTCCCAACGTGCCCGGCAAGAGCATCAAAGGCGTGCTGGTCGAATACCCGCCGGGCGGGTCATCGCCCGCCCACACCCATCCGGACTCATCTTTCATCTATGCCACGGTTCTGGAAGGTGCGATTCGCAGCAAAATCAACGATGAGCCTGAAAAGGTCTATCGCGCCGGCGAGAGCTTTGCCGAAGTCCCTGGCGATCATCACGGCGTCAGCGCAAACGCCAGTGACACGCAGCCCGCTCGCCTGCTGGCTGTTTTTGTTGTCAACACCGACGAAAAGAACCTGGTCAGGGACGACAAACCAGAGGGCTCAAAGACAAAAACTGGCAAACCATGA